The DNA region TTTCTGCTTGCGCTGCATCTGTTCTGATTATTTCAATCCATTCTTTTTTTAGCAATTCGGATGGATGATTTGCAATGTTCAAATTCATTAATTTAAAACGCTTTTACTTTTTTCCGTAGGAATCTTCGTTTCTTTTAGCGCAGCATAACCACCCAAAATATTATGGATATTATGAAATCCTTGTCTTTTGATTAAAGAAGCTGCAATAACACTTCTGTAACCGCCAGCACAATGCAGATACACATTGAACAATTCTTCCATATCTGCCAAATATCCAGCAGGATCAATCAATTTATCCAAAGGAATATTGTCTGCTTTTACAACATGTCCTTCTGCATATTCACTTTCTTTGCGTACATCCAAAATAATCAAATTATCATCAAATTGGTAATCCATAGCCACTTCGTCTGCCGGTATATTGACAACCAAATCAATCTGCTTTCCAGCATTTTTCCAAGCGTCAAATCCTCCTTTCAAATAACCACCAAATTTTTCAAAACCAACTCTCGCCAATCTTGTCGCCGTTTCTTTTTCCTTACCTTCATCTGTCACCAATAATAGCGTCGCGTCAAACGGCAATAAACTGCCTGCCCATTCTGCAAATCGGCCATTCAAGCCTATGAAAATACTTGTTGGGATAAAGCCATCCGTAAAATCTGATTCATTTCTTGTATCTAAAATGATTACATTTTCCTCTTTAGATTTTACTTCAAATGAGTCTACATCCAACGCCTGTAATGCGTTTTCCAACACAGAATCCAAAGAAGCATATCCTTTTTTGTTGATTTCAGCATTGATCGGAAAATAAGCTGGAGGCGTAGAAAGACCGTCCGTTACATTGGAAATAAACTCACCTCTACTTTTAGATAAGAGTGCATAATTGGTCTCTTTTTGTTCGCCTACAGTACTAAATGTTTTCGAACTCAAACTTTTTCCACAGCTACTTCCCGCACCGTGTGCAGGGTAAACGATCACATCATCTTGTAAAGGGAAAATTTTTGCATGCAAACTATCATACATCAATCCAGCAAGATCCTCTGGCGTATACAATTCACCTTTTTGGGATAAATCAGGACGACCAACATCTCCAACAAACAAAGTATCACCCGTAAACACAGCATATTCTTTACCATCAGCATCTTTGAGAAGATAGCAAGTACTTTCTAATGTATGTCCAGGTGTATGTAAAACTTCTAGGGAAATATTTCCAATAGGAAAAGTCTGATGATCTTTTGCGATGATGGCTTTGAAGTTGGGCTTCGCATCCGGACCGTAAACTATTGGTGCTCCAGTTGCCTTACTCAAGTCCAAATGCCCACTCACAAAATCTGCATGAAAATGTGTTTCGAAAATATACTTAATCGTTGCGTTTCTATCTTTTGCCAACCCAAGATAATTATCAAGATCTCGCATTGGATCGATAATTACCGCTTCGCCATTATCCTCTATATAATAGGACGCCTCACTGAGGCATCCTGTATAAATCTGTTCTACGTACATAAACTTAAGATTATTCTACGCAAAATTACGAAAAAGATAAGCGACCAAAAAGGAATTAATTTATTTCAAAAGATCACCTACGAATCCATTGATTTCATCAATACGTGCGTAGTTTAAAGTGTAGTAGATAAATTTTCCTTCTCTTTGCGTATCCACGATATTGGCTCTACGCAAAATAGCTAAATGTTGAGAGGCTACGGACTGTTCGATTCTCAATTTGATATAGATTTCTGTTACAGTCAACTTCTGCTTTTCATCAATCAATTTGATAATCTGTAGTCTTAATTTGTGATTTAAAGCTCTTAATGTCAAAGCTGCTTTCTTCAATTGAATAAAATCAATGGAAGTTTCTGATTTCGACTCTGGATTTTTTAATAAAATCTGCTGTTGTGACATAAATAGTTTTTGTTTTTTAAGTGCAACTAATTTGTTGACGTGGGTTTTGCTGTTGTATAAAATTCTTTGAAATAATTAGGTTGACTGTAAGCGACATCACTAAAATCTGAAATAGCAAATTTTGCTTGTGCCAACGTATTTACTTGTGAGACATTCATAGTTACGTCTAGAAACTGAGCATTAGCTTGCACATTTAAAAGTGGTTTCAATTTAGAAGCACCATTGCCACTAAAAAGCAACTTACCTTTCTCAAGCCAATTATCCCAATAAGTTGCTTCTAATGTAATAGCTTGTATATCTGTCAATAATTCTAACTCTTGATTATAAATCGCCGTAAAAACATCCAAACGTCTTGCATCGATCATCGGACAAAAAAATAATGCATCTCCAATATTAGAAACATAATCTTCTTTTGCCGCCAAAGCCATTGCTTGTAATGTATTTACAAGTATTAATGGTTTGTTTTGAGCATAGCAGACACCTTTGGCAGATGCCATAGCGACTCTTAATCCAGTATAACTGCCAGGACCTTCTGTTACTGCGATTGCATCCAAATCTTGGAATAAAACTCCAGATTTGTCTAAAATTTCAACAACGGCTGGTTGGATAAATGAAGCGTGGTCTCTCTGTTCAAAGTTTTCTAAAATGTCAATTTTCTCGTTATTTCTATACAATCCGACGCTCGCTCTATCTGTCGATGCGTCTAATGATAAAATCAAAGACATTTTGATAATTGATAAGCTCTAAAAATTTATATCTTGTTGTTTCTTAAACAACCTAAAAGTAACAAAAATAAATAATATGAGAAAAATATTCAATTCTATTTGAAATAAATTAATATTACAGCACTTTTGAAAGAATTAAATAAAAAAATCATGGCAATTGAAATAATAAATACGAAAAATGCGCCGGCGCCTATCGGACCATACAATCAATCTGTAAAAGCTGGAAATTTTTTATTTGTAAGTGGACAGATTCCTTTAGACCCAATTTCTATGGAATTGGTAAATAAAACGGTGGACGAGGAAACGCATCAAGTATTTAAAAATATCTTAGCAATTTTGAAAGAAGCAGGTGCCACTTTGGACAATGTAGTTAAAGTAACAGTTTTCTTAAGCGATATGTCCCTATTTGCTCAAGTAAATGAAATTTATGGTTCATATTTTACAAAAAATGAACCTGCTCGAGAATGTGTTGCTGTCAAAACTTTACCTAAAAATGTAAATGTCGAGATTAGCGTTACTGCATATCTAGATTAATCTTATAGAAACGGGACTTTCAATCCCATTGAATTCCCGTTTCTTTTTTATTATTACTACCAATTATAGCACAACTCTTTTTATAAAATAAATATTGGTAACGTGTTTTATTTTTTTGCATAAACATTAATGCTTGACTGTAGCTCCAATTTTTTCCAACACAAAACAATACGGTATCTGCTCCATCTAACTTCTGTTGATCAATTATTTCAAACCCTTCAATATTTTTTTTCAGAATAGATTCTGCTGATTCAAATATGGACGAATCTCCCATAAAACAAATCGTTTTAGGATGAAATGAATTAGTATTTGCAACCTTATTACCTAATCTTTCAAATAATGCACGTCCTTTAACTGCTCCATTTAAAAAGGATTTAAATAATAATTTATTCCAATTTCTATAATATTTCGCTACATATAAAATCATTGCCTCGTAGAAAACTTTTACATGCTTGGATTTATTCTGCTTGGTACTCTCCCCTTTAAAATGCAAGATAGATTGCGTACCCAAATAATAATTGCAATAACCTTTCAATATTATTTGTTGCGAAAGATCAATATCTTCTCCATACATGAAAAACTGTGGATCAAAACCACCAATAGACTTCACGACAGTTGTCCTCGCCATAAAAAAGGCTCCCGCAATAACATCAATAAAACAATCAGAATCCTTTGATACATTGCCCAAGGCATATTTATTAAAGAAAGCTGAACTAGGAAAAATAGTCGACAATCCTGTTAATTTCATCAATGACACAGAGAAAGTAGGTATACTTCGTTTACTTTCAGACAAAAAACAACCATTGCCATCCAACATCTTCACACCCAATCCTCCAATAGAAGCATCCAATTCAAATTGTCTAATACAACTAGTTAGAACATTTTCTGTTATGATAGTATCAGGATTTAGAAATAGCACAAGATCACTACTTACATATTTTAAAGCTTCATTATTTGCCTTACCAAAACCTACATTCTCTTTTAGGTAAATAAATTGGACTTCTGGAAATTTTTCTTCCATTAATACGTTATTTGGCAGAAATGTAGCATTATCAACAACTATAATTTGTACTTTATCCATATTATTGTCCACGGATAGCAAAGAATACAAGCAATGCTCTAAAAAATAAGGGACTTGATAATGTACAATAATAACTGATAAGGATAAAGCCATGTATATAAAATCGTTTAAAAATAGATAATCATTATATTAACGTAAATAAAAGTGCAAGATTTTGTTATAATTTATAAAATATCATAGATAATTATTAAAAATTAAATTTTCATTAATTCTTGCCTTATTTTTGATATAACAAAGATTTTGCAAATAATAATGAGGTGTTTTTTCGCAGAAATGAAAATAATGCATTAATTTGTCTATTTTTGCGCCCCATTTGGCATAAGTAATAATCAAGTTGCGTGGAAAACTCCAATTTGTTATTTTAAAATTAGTAAATGAGTAATACTCTTTCATACATACATCCAGGAGCAAAAATTGCTCAGAATGTACAAATTGATCCTTTTTCTGTTATACATGACAATGTTGAAATTGGAGAAGGTACATGGATTGGCAGTAATGTAACCATTTTTGGAGGTGCACGAATTGGGAAAAATTGTAAAATTTTTCCTGGAGCTGTAATTTCTGCTGTTCCGCAGGATCTTAAATACGCAGGAGAAGAGACTACTGCGGAGATCGGCGACAACACAACAATCAGAGAATGTGTAACCGTAAACAAAGGAACTTCAGATAAATGGAAAACAGTTATTGGTAAAAACTGTTTGATCATGGCATATGCACACGTTGCACATGATTGTATCATTAGTGACCATTGTATTATAAGTAATAGTACCCAACTTGGAGGACATATTACTGTAGATGAATGGGCTATTATAGGAGGCAGTTGCGCATTTCAACAATTCACCCATGTAGGTGCTCATTCTTATACTGGTGGTGGTTCTTTGGTTAATAAAGATATACCTCCATTTGTTAAAGCGGTAAGACATCCAATTAGTTTTGGAGGGATAAATGTAGTTGGTTTAAAAAGGAGAGGTTTTACATCCGAACAAATTAACTTGGTCATGGAAATCTATCGTTATGTATATAACCGTGGATTGAATACTTCTCAAGCTATACAATCTATTGAGAGTGAATTTGCACAAACGGAAGTACGTGATGAAGTTTTGGAATTTATCAGATCAAGTAAATTAGGAATTATCAAAGGTGCACCGATGTCCCTTTTGGGTGAAGAGCTCACTGCAGATGCAGAATAAATTTAGTAGAATACTAGAAAATCTTAATAATTAAAAAATAAGCGACTTAATTAAGTCGCTTATTTTTTAATATCTCCGGGACTAGTACAAATAAATAGTTTACTAGAATTCTCTGCATTAGTAACTTTACCTTCCAAGATACTTTGTCCCGTATCACCAGGATCATTTCCGTGTCCTAACGGCCAAGTACCCTTTGTATCTTGTATTTCAATACCAGATATTGCAGCAATACATAATCCAAAATCTGTACAATTATTTTTGTTCAAATGATACTTTTTACGACTATATTGCCTTACCATTTTGATGATCAATTTGAATTGCTTATAAGAAATAAACTTTCCAACTGTTTCATCCCAAAGATGCAAAGAATCATTTTTAAATGTAGAACTTGTTCCTGGCATTAAAGGTGTCGCCGATAAAAAGTTGTCTTTATCTGGATAAAAGCCAAAGGTTCTAGAGACAGACTTCCCATTGGGTTCAAATTTCACCAAAGTAATAAACATGTGTCCCACATTATTAATCAATCCAAATTGCTTTCTTTTTCCAAATTCCGGTTGTTTAAGATGCAACATAATTCCATAAGCTAAACCTTCCTCATCATCTTTAAAAGGAGCTAATAATTTTCGATTCGTAATAGTTTTAGACCTAACATCTCTAGATTTATTTCTTAACAGAATGGTGTCGTTTCCAAAAACAAAGGCCGCGTTTTTTTCAACAGAATCTTCAGAAAAATGCTCCGTTGGAAACTCTAAAAAACTGCTATCAAAGGAGTTATGAAACTTTTCATTAGACATACTTGCGTCATCAAACGCAGAAGCTAGAGAAAAATATTTTAATGCCAATGGATAATTTTTATAACGCGCCATTAACACCGCAAGATTATAATAGGCTTTGTTGGATATCCATTTGATGCCCTTTGTTTTTTTAGTATTACTTATGTATTGAAAAAAAGAATTGATTGCATTTGGATCCATTTTTTCCACGGCAATCTCTCCTGTAGAGATTGAGTCTAAATCAAATGTAATTTTAGATAAAGGCGTCAATCTTTTGACCGAATCATTCACAACAATTATAGACCCAGAATCAAAAGTTCGATTGGGTCCACTCCTTTGGCTATAGGAACTAATTGCCGTAAAAAAACTAAAGAGAAAAAATATGATTTCTTTGAGGTTCATCTCTAGCTAGAAAATTATCGCGCAAAGATACTACTTAAATTGTTTTTTATAAATACTGCAATTCTAATGATTTTCTTAAATAAATTTTGAAACAATGTTTCATTATTTTATTTTTGCAACTTCATATCAATAAAACAATTAATGAATTTTAAAAAACCAGTACTAATTTCTTCTTTCCTTATAATAATGCAAAGTGGATTTTCACAAAAAAACACGACTAACCCGATAGATATTTCTGGAAAAGTTTTAGATATTTCAAACAATCTGCCCATCAGAAATGCAACCATACTCATACATGAATTAAATATTTCTACGCTAACCGATTCCTTAGGGGAATATCATCTGCATGTAAATAAAAAAGGGATGTATCTTTTTGAAATTTCAGCATCAGACTTTGCATCAACGGCAGAAAATATCCAGGTAAACAACGACATTTCAAGAAATTTTGCGATATCCCCAAGCGTATTGGAACAAAATGCCGTGATTGTAACGGGAGTTGCAGCTGCTATATCAGCCAAGCGCAATCCACAACCAACCGTTTCCGTTTCCAAAAAAGACTTATTAAGATCAACGTCTACTAATATTATGCAAGCAATTGCAGAAAATGTTCCAGGTGTTTCAATTTTAACAACGGGACCAGCGATAGCCAAACCATTTATCAGAGGATTGGGATATAATAGGGTTTTAACGATTAATGATGGGGTGCGTCAAGAAGGCCAACAATGGGGCGACGAGCACGGAATTGAAATTGACGATTATAGCGTACAAAAAGTAGAAGTTTTAAAAGGACCGGCATCATTGATGTATGGAAGTGATGCACTTGCAGGTGTAATAAATATTTCCTCCCAATTACCGGCACCAGAAGGAACCATTAATGCCAACGCAACAAGTGAATATCAAACGAACAATCTTTTGCGTGGTTTTTATGGAAATATCTCAGGAACCAAACATGGCTTTAGTTTTAACGCATACGGTTCGTATAAAGGAGCCGAAGATTACCGAAATAAATATGATGGACGTGTATTTAACTCCAAATTTTACAACAAAAATTATGGAGGCATGTTGGGTTATCAAGGCAATTGGGGACATAGCCGTTTACTTTTAACCAATTTTGATCAGCATATTGGCATGGTAGAAGGGGAAAGAGATGAAACTACAGGGCAATTTATCAAAGACCTTCCAGATGGAGAAACTGCGATTGCTACGAATAGTGATTTCTCTAAAATCAAACCCGAAATTCCTTACCAACATGTCAAACATTTTAAGGTAACTTCAGATAATCAATTTAAAATAGGACAAGGTTCTTTAGATGCGATTATTGGTTGGCAAAGAAATCAAAGACAAGAATTTGGTGATGCTGCAGCATTTTATACGCCTGATGCTTATTTTGATTTAAAAACGTTGACTTACACATTCCGTTATCATTTACCCTCTATGGGAAATTGGAAAACAGTTGTGGGTACAAATGGAATGCAACAAAATAATAAAAATCGTGCTGAGGAAGTCTTGATTCCAGATTATAATTTGTTTGACATTGGTGGTTTTGCAGTAACTCAATATATCAAAAACAAATTCACGTTTACAGGTGGTTTGCGTTATGATACAAGACACGTACATGGAAAAGAAATGTCAGATCCAGATGATCCTTCTGAAACCAAATTTCACAATTTGAGCAAAAATTTTTCTAACGTTTCTGGGAGTGCTGGAGTCAGTTATGAAGTAAGTAAATCAACTGTATTAAAATTTAACATTTCTAGAGGTTTCCGAGCACCAAATATGGCTGAACTAGCAAGTAATGGTGCACACGAAGGGACTTTGCGTTACGAAATTGGAAATACCAATTTGAAATCAGAAAAAAGTTTGCAATTTGATGGTGGCGTGGAAGTGAATACAGAACATATTTCCTTAAATGCTTCCTTGTATTATAATCATATCAATGATTTCATTTTTTACCAAAGAGTACAAAATGCTGCTGGAGGCGACTCCACTATGGTGGATGAAAATGGAGGTACAATCAATGTGTATCAATTCAATCAACATGATGCGAATTTATTCGGCGGAGAATTTACTATAGATATCCATCCACATCCTTTGGATTGGTTGCATTTTGAAAACTCCTTCGCATACACGCGTGCAAAATTTACCAATGCCATTGACAATTCGAAAAATATCCCAGACATTCCAGCGGCACATTATGTGGCACAATTAAAAGGTAATTTTTTAAAAGAAGGAAAAACAATCCGCAATCTGTATGTGGGCGTAACCAGCGATTACACATTTGCACAAAATGACGCTTTTACAGGTTTTGATACCGAAACAAAAACAGGAGATTATTGGTTGGTAAATGCATCTGTTGGTGCAGACATTTCACATAATGGAAAAACGATGTTTAGTATTTTCTTAAATGGAGAAAATTTGGGTAATGTCGCTTATCAAAGTCACCTGAGTAGATTGAAATATTTAGCTACGAATAATGCAACAGGAAGAATGGGCGTATTTGGAATGGGCCGAAATTTTAGTATAAAAGTGAATGTTCCACTTACTTGGAATTGGTAATTCACAGGCAAATTTTAAAAAGATTACAGCGAAAGCGATATAGTAGAGTATTTGCACTTTCAATTTGAATCAAATTAAATAATTAACCATGTATTTTTTGAATATATTTTTTTTAAAAAAATATATTCAAAAAATAGTGTGAACTAAATTGATATAATAAAAGCCGCTAAATAATACTAAGGAAAAGTCTAATATACATTTTTAACAATGTATTTTTTTCTTGTAAGTATACGGATCAAATGAAGATATTCTAGTTGATGAAAAAAACGAGCATATAATGACCACAATTAAAATAGTTCCTATTTATGGACTATCAACCAATCATGTAATTTTTTTCGAATAATGACCTCAACAATAAAAAGTCTGATCACACTCGTAATCTATTTTTCACTAAACCTAAAGCATTGTATACTTTAATTTACTGTCAAATTGGCAACAAATGGGTGTGTTAATGTCGAGTCGTTCACTACTATTTTATTAAGAGTTGAGTCTGCAGATGTATATGTACCTGATCCAAATTGACTAATATTGGATGGATATAACTTAATCTGCGTATCATAAATTGTCAAAGTATCACTATTGGATAAAAATAAAGTATCTGCATTAAAAATGGCATAGGCATTAATAGAAAACGTACCTCCTTTATCGACGGTAATAGGTAATATAAAATAAGAATTAGCACTATCATATGTTACCCCTTGTACAAAAGTGCCATATTGAGTAGCATATATTGTGCTGTCTGTATTTTTCACCTCAAAACTTGCCAATCCACTAGTATCAGTAGTATTGATAGGATCATAACTTTTATCCTTTGAACAACTAATAACCAACATCCAAAATGCAAAAATTGCAACTATATATTTCATATATGCTATATTAATATCTTGTAAATAACGACAATTTATCGAAAGAAATTGCAATATTAAGGTAAATAAAAAAGCAACTTCTCTCGAAGTTGCTTAATAAGGAATAATCTTATATAATTATTTCGTATTTCCAGAAACATTCAAAGTTAACTCTATATCTTTACTGATTGCCCAATCTGCAGGATTGGTACCACTAGCACCATATTTCAATCCCCAAGATGTACGATCAACCGTGAATTTTGCTTGTAAATCAGCTTT from Rhizosphaericola mali includes:
- a CDS encoding RidA family protein; this encodes MAIEIINTKNAPAPIGPYNQSVKAGNFLFVSGQIPLDPISMELVNKTVDEETHQVFKNILAILKEAGATLDNVVKVTVFLSDMSLFAQVNEIYGSYFTKNEPARECVAVKTLPKNVNVEISVTAYLD
- a CDS encoding MBL fold metallo-hydrolase, whose translation is MYVEQIYTGCLSEASYYIEDNGEAVIIDPMRDLDNYLGLAKDRNATIKYIFETHFHADFVSGHLDLSKATGAPIVYGPDAKPNFKAIIAKDHQTFPIGNISLEVLHTPGHTLESTCYLLKDADGKEYAVFTGDTLFVGDVGRPDLSQKGELYTPEDLAGLMYDSLHAKIFPLQDDVIVYPAHGAGSSCGKSLSSKTFSTVGEQKETNYALLSKSRGEFISNVTDGLSTPPAYFPINAEINKKGYASLDSVLENALQALDVDSFEVKSKEENVIILDTRNESDFTDGFIPTSIFIGLNGRFAEWAGSLLPFDATLLLVTDEGKEKETATRLARVGFEKFGGYLKGGFDAWKNAGKQIDLVVNIPADEVAMDYQFDDNLIILDVRKESEYAEGHVVKADNIPLDKLIDPAGYLADMEELFNVYLHCAGGYRSVIAASLIKRQGFHNIHNILGGYAALKETKIPTEKSKSVLN
- a CDS encoding ArsR/SmtB family transcription factor, producing MSQQQILLKNPESKSETSIDFIQLKKAALTLRALNHKLRLQIIKLIDEKQKLTVTEIYIKLRIEQSVASQHLAILRRANIVDTQREGKFIYYTLNYARIDEINGFVGDLLK
- a CDS encoding glycosyltransferase family 2 protein, which gives rise to MALSLSVIIVHYQVPYFLEHCLYSLLSVDNNMDKVQIIVVDNATFLPNNVLMEEKFPEVQFIYLKENVGFGKANNEALKYVSSDLVLFLNPDTIITENVLTSCIRQFELDASIGGLGVKMLDGNGCFLSESKRSIPTFSVSLMKLTGLSTIFPSSAFFNKYALGNVSKDSDCFIDVIAGAFFMARTTVVKSIGGFDPQFFMYGEDIDLSQQIILKGYCNYYLGTQSILHFKGESTKQNKSKHVKVFYEAMILYVAKYYRNWNKLLFKSFLNGAVKGRALFERLGNKVANTNSFHPKTICFMGDSSIFESAESILKKNIEGFEIIDQQKLDGADTVLFCVGKNWSYSQALMFMQKNKTRYQYLFYKKSCAIIGSNNKKETGIQWD
- a CDS encoding TonB-dependent receptor, which translates into the protein MQSGFSQKNTTNPIDISGKVLDISNNLPIRNATILIHELNISTLTDSLGEYHLHVNKKGMYLFEISASDFASTAENIQVNNDISRNFAISPSVLEQNAVIVTGVAAAISAKRNPQPTVSVSKKDLLRSTSTNIMQAIAENVPGVSILTTGPAIAKPFIRGLGYNRVLTINDGVRQEGQQWGDEHGIEIDDYSVQKVEVLKGPASLMYGSDALAGVINISSQLPAPEGTINANATSEYQTNNLLRGFYGNISGTKHGFSFNAYGSYKGAEDYRNKYDGRVFNSKFYNKNYGGMLGYQGNWGHSRLLLTNFDQHIGMVEGERDETTGQFIKDLPDGETAIATNSDFSKIKPEIPYQHVKHFKVTSDNQFKIGQGSLDAIIGWQRNQRQEFGDAAAFYTPDAYFDLKTLTYTFRYHLPSMGNWKTVVGTNGMQQNNKNRAEEVLIPDYNLFDIGGFAVTQYIKNKFTFTGGLRYDTRHVHGKEMSDPDDPSETKFHNLSKNFSNVSGSAGVSYEVSKSTVLKFNISRGFRAPNMAELASNGAHEGTLRYEIGNTNLKSEKSLQFDGGVEVNTEHISLNASLYYNHINDFIFYQRVQNAAGGDSTMVDENGGTINVYQFNQHDANLFGGEFTIDIHPHPLDWLHFENSFAYTRAKFTNAIDNSKNIPDIPAAHYVAQLKGNFLKEGKTIRNLYVGVTSDYTFAQNDAFTGFDTETKTGDYWLVNASVGADISHNGKTMFSIFLNGENLGNVAYQSHLSRLKYLATNNATGRMGVFGMGRNFSIKVNVPLTWNW
- the lpxA gene encoding acyl-ACP--UDP-N-acetylglucosamine O-acyltransferase, with translation MSNTLSYIHPGAKIAQNVQIDPFSVIHDNVEIGEGTWIGSNVTIFGGARIGKNCKIFPGAVISAVPQDLKYAGEETTAEIGDNTTIRECVTVNKGTSDKWKTVIGKNCLIMAYAHVAHDCIISDHCIISNSTQLGGHITVDEWAIIGGSCAFQQFTHVGAHSYTGGGSLVNKDIPPFVKAVRHPISFGGINVVGLKRRGFTSEQINLVMEIYRYVYNRGLNTSQAIQSIESEFAQTEVRDEVLEFIRSSKLGIIKGAPMSLLGEELTADAE
- the tsaB gene encoding tRNA (adenosine(37)-N6)-threonylcarbamoyltransferase complex dimerization subunit type 1 TsaB, whose amino-acid sequence is MSLILSLDASTDRASVGLYRNNEKIDILENFEQRDHASFIQPAVVEILDKSGVLFQDLDAIAVTEGPGSYTGLRVAMASAKGVCYAQNKPLILVNTLQAMALAAKEDYVSNIGDALFFCPMIDARRLDVFTAIYNQELELLTDIQAITLEATYWDNWLEKGKLLFSGNGASKLKPLLNVQANAQFLDVTMNVSQVNTLAQAKFAISDFSDVAYSQPNYFKEFYTTAKPTSTN